A region of Dioscorea cayenensis subsp. rotundata cultivar TDr96_F1 chromosome 5, TDr96_F1_v2_PseudoChromosome.rev07_lg8_w22 25.fasta, whole genome shotgun sequence DNA encodes the following proteins:
- the LOC120261456 gene encoding N-acylphosphatidylethanolamine synthase isoform X2, with protein MWEGASTGERMMRWAARAEHLAGLPRRVVVVAVGAFAKVMTTVLNSTHVHNPETLIRLVRSRPSSVPLLTVSNHMSTLDDPLMWGFKGFPSMDAKLARWVLAAEDICFKNRILSYLFRLGKCIPVTRGGGIYQEQMSEALDVLNGGEMYGFLRLVITIQKVQLHTFPEGKVNQEDVPVRRLKWGTASLIVRAPVTPIVLPIFHSGFEKVMPEKACYGRRPPLPLCMKDIKIIIGEPIEFDLWSLRQTALTHSCEENLNNLGWPKTSPDGLNEAAQRWLFTSISDQIRTAMEKLRTFDASAATQE; from the exons ATGTGGGAAGGTGCGAGCACTGGAGAGAGGATGATGAGGTGGGCAGCGAGGGCAGAGCATCTGGCGGGCCTTCCACGGAGGGTCGTCGTCGTGGCCGTGGGGGCCTTCGCCAAGGTCATGACCACGGTCCTCAACTCCACCCATGTCCACAACCCCGAGACCCTCATCCGCCTCGTCAGATCACGCCCGTCCAGTGTGCCACTTCTCACCGTTAGCAACCACATGTCCAC GTTGGATGACCCACTTATGTGGGGGTTCAAGGGTTTTCCATCTATGGATGCAAAACTAGCTCGTTGGGTGCTTGCAGCAGAGGACATATGCTTCAAGAATAGGATTCTCTCATACTTGTTCCGACTTG GAAAATGCATACCAGTGACAAGGGGTGGTGGAAtttatcaagaacaaatgtCTGAAGCTCTTGATGTTTTGAATGGAGGAG AAATGTATGGTTTTCTCAGGCTTGTTATTACAATCCAAAAAGTGCAGTTGCATACATTTCCAGAAGGAAAAGTTAACCAGGAAGATGTGCCTGTAAGACGTTTAAAATGGGGAACTGCCAGTCTAATTGTACGGGCACCTGTGACACCAATAGTTTTGCCAATTTTTCACTCAGGCTTTGAAAAG GTGATGCCTGAGAAAGCTTGTTATGGGCGAAGACCCCCTCTTCCTCTTTGCATGAAGGACATAAAAATTATCATTGGTGAGCCTATAGAGTTTGATCTCTGGAGCTTAAGGCAAACTGCCTTGACTCATTCATGCGAAGAAAATTTGAACAATTTGGGGTGGCCTAAAACTTCTCCAGATGGGCTCAATGAGGCAGCACAAAGATGGCTCTTCACAAGCATCTCAGATCAGATTCGAACAGCCATGGAGAAATTGAGAACTTTTG ATGCTAGTGCAGCAACACAAGAATAG
- the LOC120261456 gene encoding N-acylphosphatidylethanolamine synthase isoform X3, with product MWEGASTGERMMRWAARAEHLAGLPRRVVVVAVGAFAKVMTTVLNSTHVHNPETLIRLVRSRPSSVPLLTVSNHMSTLDDPLMWGFKGFPSMDAKLARWVLAAEDICFKNRILSYLFRLVTRGGGIYQEQMSEALDVLNGGEMYGFLRLVITIQKVQLHTFPEGKVNQEDVPVRRLKWGTASLIVRAPVTPIVLPIFHSGFEKVMPEKACYGRRPPLPLCMKDIKIIIGEPIEFDLWSLRQTALTHSCEENLNNLGWPKTSPDGLNEAAQRWLFTSISDQIRTAMEKLRTFADASAATQE from the exons ATGTGGGAAGGTGCGAGCACTGGAGAGAGGATGATGAGGTGGGCAGCGAGGGCAGAGCATCTGGCGGGCCTTCCACGGAGGGTCGTCGTCGTGGCCGTGGGGGCCTTCGCCAAGGTCATGACCACGGTCCTCAACTCCACCCATGTCCACAACCCCGAGACCCTCATCCGCCTCGTCAGATCACGCCCGTCCAGTGTGCCACTTCTCACCGTTAGCAACCACATGTCCAC GTTGGATGACCCACTTATGTGGGGGTTCAAGGGTTTTCCATCTATGGATGCAAAACTAGCTCGTTGGGTGCTTGCAGCAGAGGACATATGCTTCAAGAATAGGATTCTCTCATACTTGTTCCGACTTG TGACAAGGGGTGGTGGAAtttatcaagaacaaatgtCTGAAGCTCTTGATGTTTTGAATGGAGGAG AAATGTATGGTTTTCTCAGGCTTGTTATTACAATCCAAAAAGTGCAGTTGCATACATTTCCAGAAGGAAAAGTTAACCAGGAAGATGTGCCTGTAAGACGTTTAAAATGGGGAACTGCCAGTCTAATTGTACGGGCACCTGTGACACCAATAGTTTTGCCAATTTTTCACTCAGGCTTTGAAAAG GTGATGCCTGAGAAAGCTTGTTATGGGCGAAGACCCCCTCTTCCTCTTTGCATGAAGGACATAAAAATTATCATTGGTGAGCCTATAGAGTTTGATCTCTGGAGCTTAAGGCAAACTGCCTTGACTCATTCATGCGAAGAAAATTTGAACAATTTGGGGTGGCCTAAAACTTCTCCAGATGGGCTCAATGAGGCAGCACAAAGATGGCTCTTCACAAGCATCTCAGATCAGATTCGAACAGCCATGGAGAAATTGAGAACTTTTG CAGATGCTAGTGCAGCAACACAAGAATAG
- the LOC120261456 gene encoding N-acylphosphatidylethanolamine synthase isoform X1, whose amino-acid sequence MWEGASTGERMMRWAARAEHLAGLPRRVVVVAVGAFAKVMTTVLNSTHVHNPETLIRLVRSRPSSVPLLTVSNHMSTLDDPLMWGFKGFPSMDAKLARWVLAAEDICFKNRILSYLFRLGKCIPVTRGGGIYQEQMSEALDVLNGGEMYGFLRLVITIQKVQLHTFPEGKVNQEDVPVRRLKWGTASLIVRAPVTPIVLPIFHSGFEKVMPEKACYGRRPPLPLCMKDIKIIIGEPIEFDLWSLRQTALTHSCEENLNNLGWPKTSPDGLNEAAQRWLFTSISDQIRTAMEKLRTFADASAATQE is encoded by the exons ATGTGGGAAGGTGCGAGCACTGGAGAGAGGATGATGAGGTGGGCAGCGAGGGCAGAGCATCTGGCGGGCCTTCCACGGAGGGTCGTCGTCGTGGCCGTGGGGGCCTTCGCCAAGGTCATGACCACGGTCCTCAACTCCACCCATGTCCACAACCCCGAGACCCTCATCCGCCTCGTCAGATCACGCCCGTCCAGTGTGCCACTTCTCACCGTTAGCAACCACATGTCCAC GTTGGATGACCCACTTATGTGGGGGTTCAAGGGTTTTCCATCTATGGATGCAAAACTAGCTCGTTGGGTGCTTGCAGCAGAGGACATATGCTTCAAGAATAGGATTCTCTCATACTTGTTCCGACTTG GAAAATGCATACCAGTGACAAGGGGTGGTGGAAtttatcaagaacaaatgtCTGAAGCTCTTGATGTTTTGAATGGAGGAG AAATGTATGGTTTTCTCAGGCTTGTTATTACAATCCAAAAAGTGCAGTTGCATACATTTCCAGAAGGAAAAGTTAACCAGGAAGATGTGCCTGTAAGACGTTTAAAATGGGGAACTGCCAGTCTAATTGTACGGGCACCTGTGACACCAATAGTTTTGCCAATTTTTCACTCAGGCTTTGAAAAG GTGATGCCTGAGAAAGCTTGTTATGGGCGAAGACCCCCTCTTCCTCTTTGCATGAAGGACATAAAAATTATCATTGGTGAGCCTATAGAGTTTGATCTCTGGAGCTTAAGGCAAACTGCCTTGACTCATTCATGCGAAGAAAATTTGAACAATTTGGGGTGGCCTAAAACTTCTCCAGATGGGCTCAATGAGGCAGCACAAAGATGGCTCTTCACAAGCATCTCAGATCAGATTCGAACAGCCATGGAGAAATTGAGAACTTTTG CAGATGCTAGTGCAGCAACACAAGAATAG
- the LOC120261456 gene encoding N-acylphosphatidylethanolamine synthase isoform X5 — MWEGASTGERMMRWAARAEHLAGLPRRVVVVAVGAFAKVMTTVLNSTHVHNPETLIRLVRSRPSSVPLLTVSNHMSTLDDPLMWGFKGFPSMDAKLARWVLAAEDICFKNRILSYLFRLVTRGGGIYQEQMSEALDVLNGGGWLHTFPEGKVNQEDVPVRRLKWGTASLIVRAPVTPIVLPIFHSGFEKVMPEKACYGRRPPLPLCMKDIKIIIGEPIEFDLWSLRQTALTHSCEENLNNLGWPKTSPDGLNEAAQRWLFTSISDQIRTAMEKLRTFADASAATQE, encoded by the exons ATGTGGGAAGGTGCGAGCACTGGAGAGAGGATGATGAGGTGGGCAGCGAGGGCAGAGCATCTGGCGGGCCTTCCACGGAGGGTCGTCGTCGTGGCCGTGGGGGCCTTCGCCAAGGTCATGACCACGGTCCTCAACTCCACCCATGTCCACAACCCCGAGACCCTCATCCGCCTCGTCAGATCACGCCCGTCCAGTGTGCCACTTCTCACCGTTAGCAACCACATGTCCAC GTTGGATGACCCACTTATGTGGGGGTTCAAGGGTTTTCCATCTATGGATGCAAAACTAGCTCGTTGGGTGCTTGCAGCAGAGGACATATGCTTCAAGAATAGGATTCTCTCATACTTGTTCCGACTTG TGACAAGGGGTGGTGGAAtttatcaagaacaaatgtCTGAAGCTCTTGATGTTTTGAATGGAGGAGGTTGG TTGCATACATTTCCAGAAGGAAAAGTTAACCAGGAAGATGTGCCTGTAAGACGTTTAAAATGGGGAACTGCCAGTCTAATTGTACGGGCACCTGTGACACCAATAGTTTTGCCAATTTTTCACTCAGGCTTTGAAAAG GTGATGCCTGAGAAAGCTTGTTATGGGCGAAGACCCCCTCTTCCTCTTTGCATGAAGGACATAAAAATTATCATTGGTGAGCCTATAGAGTTTGATCTCTGGAGCTTAAGGCAAACTGCCTTGACTCATTCATGCGAAGAAAATTTGAACAATTTGGGGTGGCCTAAAACTTCTCCAGATGGGCTCAATGAGGCAGCACAAAGATGGCTCTTCACAAGCATCTCAGATCAGATTCGAACAGCCATGGAGAAATTGAGAACTTTTG CAGATGCTAGTGCAGCAACACAAGAATAG
- the LOC120261456 gene encoding N-acylphosphatidylethanolamine synthase isoform X4: protein MWEGASTGERMMRWAARAEHLAGLPRRVVVVAVGAFAKVMTTVLNSTHVHNPETLIRLVRSRPSSVPLLTVSNHMSTLDDPLMWGFKGFPSMDAKLARWVLAAEDICFKNRILSYLFRLGKCIPVTRGGGIYQEQMSEALDVLNGGGWLHTFPEGKVNQEDVPVRRLKWGTASLIVRAPVTPIVLPIFHSGFEKVMPEKACYGRRPPLPLCMKDIKIIIGEPIEFDLWSLRQTALTHSCEENLNNLGWPKTSPDGLNEAAQRWLFTSISDQIRTAMEKLRTFADASAATQE, encoded by the exons ATGTGGGAAGGTGCGAGCACTGGAGAGAGGATGATGAGGTGGGCAGCGAGGGCAGAGCATCTGGCGGGCCTTCCACGGAGGGTCGTCGTCGTGGCCGTGGGGGCCTTCGCCAAGGTCATGACCACGGTCCTCAACTCCACCCATGTCCACAACCCCGAGACCCTCATCCGCCTCGTCAGATCACGCCCGTCCAGTGTGCCACTTCTCACCGTTAGCAACCACATGTCCAC GTTGGATGACCCACTTATGTGGGGGTTCAAGGGTTTTCCATCTATGGATGCAAAACTAGCTCGTTGGGTGCTTGCAGCAGAGGACATATGCTTCAAGAATAGGATTCTCTCATACTTGTTCCGACTTG GAAAATGCATACCAGTGACAAGGGGTGGTGGAAtttatcaagaacaaatgtCTGAAGCTCTTGATGTTTTGAATGGAGGAGGTTGG TTGCATACATTTCCAGAAGGAAAAGTTAACCAGGAAGATGTGCCTGTAAGACGTTTAAAATGGGGAACTGCCAGTCTAATTGTACGGGCACCTGTGACACCAATAGTTTTGCCAATTTTTCACTCAGGCTTTGAAAAG GTGATGCCTGAGAAAGCTTGTTATGGGCGAAGACCCCCTCTTCCTCTTTGCATGAAGGACATAAAAATTATCATTGGTGAGCCTATAGAGTTTGATCTCTGGAGCTTAAGGCAAACTGCCTTGACTCATTCATGCGAAGAAAATTTGAACAATTTGGGGTGGCCTAAAACTTCTCCAGATGGGCTCAATGAGGCAGCACAAAGATGGCTCTTCACAAGCATCTCAGATCAGATTCGAACAGCCATGGAGAAATTGAGAACTTTTG CAGATGCTAGTGCAGCAACACAAGAATAG